One genomic region from Anthonomus grandis grandis chromosome 1, icAntGran1.3, whole genome shotgun sequence encodes:
- the LOC126745326 gene encoding uncharacterized protein LOC126745326 codes for MKRFLLFLALFWLTACDNSSDDVSLDDLKTLNSKANKDLLMAIQALVSEVYVSDKLGTIQEVVSSFKEDKDTANVTLIASQNVYNDDGTLKEIRTIELSIPNTTESSVISLNLKDMDTSSGFDSDDMDQLREARDTLQTLSMLGMDTDLIYAERDDSEEDLDVIVFSKNFMMLKTYDFTFINETIVMDSLDEVNKDYKKVIKNNLPILQPEILPTSVLMYDQNGKYLKEKSNVVPQIMSVIHSINGEVSFDILELSLKALSDAILESEDVDYKDVPENVRKTLIESYPDLIFIVTGESLTSAYVSKDFSIDLRYEFLDLQESLSYTIFGYNRTASH; via the exons ATGAAGcgttttttgttgtttcttgCCTTATTTTGGCTGACGGCTTGCGACAATTCCTCTGATGATGTGAGTCTGGATGacttaaaaacattaaactCTAAGGCCaacaaagatttattaatggCGATTCAAGCGTTAGTAAGCGAAGTTTACGTCTCGGATAAACTAGGCACCATACAAGAAGTAGTAAGTTCCTTCAAGGAAGACAAAGACACGGCCAATGTAACCTTAATAGCTTCCCAAAACGTTTATAATGACGATGGAACTCTAAAGGAGATTCGAACTATTGAACTCTCCATACCAAATACTACG GAATCTTCCGTGATCTCTTTGAACTTAAAAGACATGGATACCAGCAGTGGCTTTGATTCGGACGATATGGATCAACTGAGGGAGGCCAGGGACACTCTTCAAACGCTTTCAATGCTGGGCATGGATACGGATCTGATTTATGCCGAAAGGGATGATTCCGAGGAGGATTTAGACGTTATTGTCTTTAGTAAAAACTTTATG ATGCTTAAAACCTATGATTTCACCTTCATAAACGAAACAATTGTAATGGATTCTCTTGACGAAGTAAACAAGGACTATAAGAAAGTCATCAAAAACAATCTTCCCATCTTACAACCGGAGATCCTCCCTACGAGCGTCTTAATGTACGATCAAAATGGGAAATATTTGAAGGAAAAATCGAATGTCGTGCCACAAATTATG tCTGTAATACACAGCATAAATGGCGAAGTGAGCTTTGACATATTAGAGTTGTCCTTAAAAGCCTTGAGCGACGCAATCTTGGAATCTGAAGATGTGGATTACAAAGATGTGCCGGAAAATGTGAGAAAAACTCTCATCGAATCTTATCCAGATCTAATTTTCATTGTAACGGGCGAAAGTCTAACTTCCGCATACGTCAGCAAGGATTTCTCTATCGATTTGCGATATGAATTTTTGGACTTGCAAGAGTCATTGTCTTATACTATATTTGGTTATAATCGCACAGCGTCAcactaa
- the LOC126747874 gene encoding uncharacterized protein LOC126747874 isoform X2 — MEPSQQAKCCCEKQDTSQESDSSNSESLQNPKEKPSRISLFNLRRTRAFHFNSKRSKKTQGPSCSNAKKSPKWSIKFNCTGRKESKSSSPIRETERCCKCTSFKSLEETAGSMSKNEERTDDMVQSTSQHPPSEAPVLEEGDSLNASSLENSPETPQEPPQRPTIEIPRVQIEQAEGVRGIYSTAMGGNGTPSGVVISAPFTDSPWMRMIREDCEEAEWIARAREIEQGVEAPANFRSVRRVQLLCAESDSDNSLSQGPPRRLQLVCPPDLNVETLRALFQNHVQLRSCPLDSIAGCHTQVDFIHCLVPDLMDITNCSFYWGKMDRYEAERLLDGKPEGTFLLRDSAQEEFLFSVSFRKYGRSLHARIEQWNHRFSFDSHDPGVFTSETVCGLIEHYKDPSSCMFFEPMLTWPLHRNFTFSLQHLARAAIVNKLTYDNINHLQLPKTLKNYLKEYHYRQKVRVERFDDDVQWLEVRNIPP; from the exons ATGGAGCCCTCACAACAAGCAAAATGTTGTTGTGAGAAACAAGACACTTCACAAGAGAGTGACAGCAGTAATTCAGAATCTCTCCAGAATCCCAAGGAAAAACCCAGCAGGATTAGTTTGTTTAATTTAAGGAGAACTAGAGCCTTCCATTTTAATTCGAAAAGGAGTAAAAAGACTCAGGGACCATCTTGTTCCAATG CAAAGAAATCCCCCAAATGGAGCATAAAGTTCAACTGCACTGGTAGAAAAGAGTCTAAAAGCAGTTCACCCATAAGGGAAACAGAGAGGTGCTGTAAATGTACATCTTTTAAAAGTCTTGAAGAAACTGCTGGCTCAATGAGTAAAAACGAGGAAAGGACCGATGATATGGTCCAGAGTACAAGCCAACATCCACCTTCTGAGGCACCAGTACTTGAAG AGGGTGACAGTTTAAATGCCTCCTCACTTGAAAACAGCCCAGAAACTCCTCAAGAACCTCCACAAAGACCCACTATAGAAATCCCTAGAGTTCAAATAGAGCAAGCAGAAGGTGTGAGGGGTATTTATAGTACCGCAATGGGTGGAAACGGTACTCCGTCAGGCGTTGTTATATCTGCCCCTTTTACTGACAGTCCTTG GATGCGAATGATCCGTGAGGATTGTGAGGAGGCGGAGTGGATAGCGCGTGCGAGAGAGATAGAGCAGGGGGTGGAGGCTCCCGCAAATTTCAGGTCGGTGCGTAGAGTGCAATTGCTCTGTGCGGAGTCGGATTCAGATAATAGTCTTAGTCAGGGCCCACCTAGGAG GTTACAGCTGGTTTGCCCTCCCGATTTGAATGTGGAAACCCTAAGAGCTCTATTCCAGAATCACGTTCAATTGAGATCGTGTCCCCTTGACTCGATCGCGGGCTGTCATACTCAGGTGGATTTTATTCATTGTTTGGTACCTGACTTGATGGATATTACGAATTGTAGTTTTTACTGGG gtaaaatggACAGATACGAAGCAGAACGTCTCCTAGACGGCAAACCAGAAGGTACGTTTCTCCTCCGCGATTCCGCCCAAGAAGAATTCCTCTTCAGCGTTTCATTCCGCAAATATGGACGTTCCCTCCACGCCCGGATCGAACAATGGAACCACCGATTCAGCTTCGATTCTCACGATCCGGGCGTATTCACGTCCGAAACCGTTTGCGGCTTAATCGAACACTACAAAGACCCGAGCAGTTGCATGTTCTTCGAGCCGATGCTCACGTGGCCTTTACATCGAAACTTTACCTTTTCGTTACAACATTTGGCCCGTGCCGCTATCGTTAATAAATTAACGTACGATAACATCAATCACTTACAGTTACCGAAAACATTAAAGAATTACTTGAAAGAGTACCATTATAGGCAGAAGGTGAGGGTGGAGAGGTTCGATGATGACGTGCAATGGTTGGAAGTGAGGAACATACCGCCTTGA
- the LOC126747874 gene encoding uncharacterized protein LOC126747874 isoform X1, which produces MEPSQQAKCCCEKQDTSQESDSSNSESLQNPKEKPSRISLFNLRRTRAFHFNSKRSKKTQGPSCSNGLSFNPAKKSPKWSIKFNCTGRKESKSSSPIRETERCCKCTSFKSLEETAGSMSKNEERTDDMVQSTSQHPPSEAPVLEEGDSLNASSLENSPETPQEPPQRPTIEIPRVQIEQAEGVRGIYSTAMGGNGTPSGVVISAPFTDSPWMRMIREDCEEAEWIARAREIEQGVEAPANFRSVRRVQLLCAESDSDNSLSQGPPRRLQLVCPPDLNVETLRALFQNHVQLRSCPLDSIAGCHTQVDFIHCLVPDLMDITNCSFYWGKMDRYEAERLLDGKPEGTFLLRDSAQEEFLFSVSFRKYGRSLHARIEQWNHRFSFDSHDPGVFTSETVCGLIEHYKDPSSCMFFEPMLTWPLHRNFTFSLQHLARAAIVNKLTYDNINHLQLPKTLKNYLKEYHYRQKVRVERFDDDVQWLEVRNIPP; this is translated from the exons ATGGAGCCCTCACAACAAGCAAAATGTTGTTGTGAGAAACAAGACACTTCACAAGAGAGTGACAGCAGTAATTCAGAATCTCTCCAGAATCCCAAGGAAAAACCCAGCAGGATTAGTTTGTTTAATTTAAGGAGAACTAGAGCCTTCCATTTTAATTCGAAAAGGAGTAAAAAGACTCAGGGACCATCTTGTTCCAATG GTCTTTCTTTTAATCCAGCAAAGAAATCCCCCAAATGGAGCATAAAGTTCAACTGCACTGGTAGAAAAGAGTCTAAAAGCAGTTCACCCATAAGGGAAACAGAGAGGTGCTGTAAATGTACATCTTTTAAAAGTCTTGAAGAAACTGCTGGCTCAATGAGTAAAAACGAGGAAAGGACCGATGATATGGTCCAGAGTACAAGCCAACATCCACCTTCTGAGGCACCAGTACTTGAAG AGGGTGACAGTTTAAATGCCTCCTCACTTGAAAACAGCCCAGAAACTCCTCAAGAACCTCCACAAAGACCCACTATAGAAATCCCTAGAGTTCAAATAGAGCAAGCAGAAGGTGTGAGGGGTATTTATAGTACCGCAATGGGTGGAAACGGTACTCCGTCAGGCGTTGTTATATCTGCCCCTTTTACTGACAGTCCTTG GATGCGAATGATCCGTGAGGATTGTGAGGAGGCGGAGTGGATAGCGCGTGCGAGAGAGATAGAGCAGGGGGTGGAGGCTCCCGCAAATTTCAGGTCGGTGCGTAGAGTGCAATTGCTCTGTGCGGAGTCGGATTCAGATAATAGTCTTAGTCAGGGCCCACCTAGGAG GTTACAGCTGGTTTGCCCTCCCGATTTGAATGTGGAAACCCTAAGAGCTCTATTCCAGAATCACGTTCAATTGAGATCGTGTCCCCTTGACTCGATCGCGGGCTGTCATACTCAGGTGGATTTTATTCATTGTTTGGTACCTGACTTGATGGATATTACGAATTGTAGTTTTTACTGGG gtaaaatggACAGATACGAAGCAGAACGTCTCCTAGACGGCAAACCAGAAGGTACGTTTCTCCTCCGCGATTCCGCCCAAGAAGAATTCCTCTTCAGCGTTTCATTCCGCAAATATGGACGTTCCCTCCACGCCCGGATCGAACAATGGAACCACCGATTCAGCTTCGATTCTCACGATCCGGGCGTATTCACGTCCGAAACCGTTTGCGGCTTAATCGAACACTACAAAGACCCGAGCAGTTGCATGTTCTTCGAGCCGATGCTCACGTGGCCTTTACATCGAAACTTTACCTTTTCGTTACAACATTTGGCCCGTGCCGCTATCGTTAATAAATTAACGTACGATAACATCAATCACTTACAGTTACCGAAAACATTAAAGAATTACTTGAAAGAGTACCATTATAGGCAGAAGGTGAGGGTGGAGAGGTTCGATGATGACGTGCAATGGTTGGAAGTGAGGAACATACCGCCTTGA